One segment of Ziziphus jujuba cultivar Dongzao chromosome 12, ASM3175591v1 DNA contains the following:
- the LOC107428760 gene encoding cytochrome P450 CYP749A22 — MGAFSDPVTISSSFLALSIALILIKIFHILWWVPSRIQYLLGSQGIKGPSYRFIYGNTKEIMSMKKEAMATPMSLSSHAVLSKVLPHMDSWINIYGKNHIQWYGSQAQLIVAEPELIKEILNNRDRMYPKIEMPAFIKKMLGDGLVSTESGKWSKLRQLADYAFHGESLKSMVPEMISSAELMLERWKLYEGKEIEVYEEFRILTSEVISRTAFGSSYLKGKDIFDMLTRLVSLASKNAYKFLFPGISKFYRTSDVIESDMLVKKIRKCIIEIIKEREYKVKSGEEDNFGSDFFGLLLKAHHDTNYNQRISVDDLVDECKTFYLAGQDTTNTLLAWTMFLLATHTDWQEKARAEVVNLFGRSGNPNPDGISKLKIMGMIINESLRLYPPVVANGRKVAKEARLGKFILPSNLNLIVSTLAIHHDPQIWGKDVHQFKPERFSGGVAEATKNNLATFLPFGMGPRNCVGTNFAITEAKITLSMILQRYSFTLSPAYVHLPIYSLTIRPKHGIQVILHPL, encoded by the exons ATGGGTGCCTTTTCAGACCCTGTAACAATTTCCTCAAGCTTTCTTGCCCTTTCTATTGCACTAATTCTTATCaagatttttcatatattatggTGGGTTCCTAGTCGTATACAGTATTTGTTAGGTTCACAAGGGATCAAAGGCCCTTCTTACAGATTTATTTATGGAAACACAAAAGAAATTATGAGCATGAAAAAGGAAGCCATGGCCACACCTATGAGTTTATCATCACATGCTGTACTCTCCAAAGTGCTGCCTCATATGGACTCATGGATCAACATATATG GAAAAAATCATATCCAATGGTACGGATCTCAAGCGCAATTAATTGTGGCGGAACCAGAGTTGATCAAAGAGATACTTAATAATAGAGACAGAATGTATCCAAAAATTGAGATGCCAGCTTTTATCAAGAAAATGTTAGGAGACGGTCTTGTGAGCACTGAAAGTGGAAAATGGTCGAAATTGCGACAACTGGCCGATTACGCCTTTCATGGAGAGAGCTTAAAA AGTATGGTTCCTGAAATGATCTCCAGTGCTGAACTGATGCTAGAAAGGTGGAAACTATATGAAGGCAAAGAGATTGAGGTCTACGAAGAATTTAGAATATTGACTTCAGAAGTGATTTCTAGAACAGCATTTGGTAGCAGTTACCTGAAAGGAAAGGACATTTTTGATATGTTAACGAGGTTGGTTTCATTAGCTTCAAAAAATGCTTACAAATTTCTGTTCCCGGGCATCAG CAAGTTTTACAGAACCAGTGATGTGATTGAATCAGACATGCTTGTGAAAAAAATACGCAAATGCATAAttgaaataatcaaggaaagaGAATACAAGGTAAAAAGTGGAGAAGAAGACAATTTTGGGAGCGATTTTTTTGGATTACTTTTGAAGGCTCATCATGATACCAACTATAACCAGAGAATTTCAGTGGACGATTTGGTTGATGAGTGCAAAACATTTTACCTTGCTGGACAAGATACCACTAACACATTATTAGCCTGGACAATGTTTCTTCTAGCAACACATACAGATTGGCAAGAGAAAGCAAGAGCAGAGGTGGTCAACCTATTTGGCCGTAGTGGAAATCCAAATCCCGATGGtatctcaaaattaaaaata ATGGGCATGATCATCAATGAATCTCTAAGATTATACCCTCCAGTGGTTGCCAATGGAAGAAAAGTTGCAAAGGAAGCTAGATTAGGAAAGTTCATACTTccatctaatttgaatttgatcgtCTCAACTTTAGCAATTCATCATGACCCTCAAATATGGGGGAAAGATGTTCATCAGTTTAAACCAGAGAGGTTCTCAGGGGGAGTTGCTGAGGCTACTAAGAACAACCTGGCTACATTTCTTCCCTTTGGAATGGGACCGCGAAATTGTGTGGGAACCAACTTTGCTATCACTGAAGCAAAGATCACTCTTTCCATGATTCTTCAGCGCTACAGCTTCACTCTTTCTCCAGCTTATGTCCATTTGCCCATTTATTCTCTTACAATTCGTCCAAAACATGGAATTCAAGTAATacttcatccactgtaa